A region from the Alnus glutinosa chromosome 5, dhAlnGlut1.1, whole genome shotgun sequence genome encodes:
- the LOC133868748 gene encoding F-box/FBD/LRR-repeat protein At1g16930-like isoform X2: MQIDNDPEADLTGRLPVDILSSIISLNSLREAATTSILSKRWRYIWRTSSNLDLDAKNMLGHFLYSDHFKRQPTLWKQKQKGRFVRWANHILELYVGKNVDSFKVEYPLGSDHGCDVDRWIQFAIDMQVQKLDINLLDDHLSDLYHELYKFPYWLFALAGKRPKIKHLSLNFCSLSIPENYNGLNSLSSLALKKTSLNQEDVDNILSSCPSLEWFSISECRCPFRLKLSSGCRFLRLRHLRIFRCEPLERVEIHDAIGIASIEYDAKMFGQVLLKNIAEPVRLCVTLQSNRRTLQSDRRTLQPDPRTQITYVLSTLAKDFPLVETLLVSTPFVQVDLIPKPLTTFTRLKQLKLLGVRFRKILLDLTSAFLEAAPSLVELEMDVCSLMLLIVMICGRLWWREKISFSELEQDLYAFVCRWVRSSQSHPVQSSAPG, encoded by the exons ATGCAG ATTGACAATGACCCAGAGGCCGATCTGACTGGTAGATTGCCGGTGGATATTCTTTCTTCTATAATATCATTAAACTCATTGAGGGAGGCTGCCACTACTAGTATCCTTTCAAAAAGATGGAGATACATTTGGAGGACCTCTTCTAATCTTGACCTAGATGCCAAAAACATGCTTGGACATTTTTTATACTCGGACCATTTCAAAAGGCAGCCTACTCTGTGGAAACAGAAGCAAAAGGGAAGATTTGTTAGATGGGCCAATCATATTCTAGAACTCTATGTCGGCAAAAACGTAGATTCCTTCAAGGTTGAGTATCCGTTGGGTAGTGATCATGGTTGCGACGTTGATCGATGGATTCAATTTGCAATTGATATGCAAGTTCAAAAGCTTGACATCAACCTGTTAGACGATCATTTGTCAGACTTGTATCATGAGCTCTATAAATTTCCATATTGGCTATTTGCTCTAGCAGGGAAACGGCCAAAGATAAAAcatttgtctttgaatttttgcAGCCTGAGTATTCCAGAAAATTACAATGGCTTGAACTCCCTTTCATCCCTCGCATTGAAAAAGACAAGTTTAAATCAAGAGGATGTGGATAACATTTTGTCTAGTTGCCCATCTTTAGAATGGTTTAGTATAAGCGAATGCCGTTGTCCATTTCGTTTAAAATTATCTAGTGGATGTCGGTTTCTCAGGCTGAGGCACTTGAGGATATTTCGTTGCGAGCCTTTAGAAAGAGTTGAAATTCATGATGCCATAGGTATTGCATCAATTGAGTATGACGCAAAGATGTTTGGGCAGGTCTTGTTAAAGAACATTGCAGAACCTGTTAGACTATGTGTGACTTTGCAGTCTAATCGTAGAACTTTGCAGTCTGATCGTAGAACTTTGCAGCCTGATCCTAGAACTCAAATAACATATGTCCTTAGCACACTTGCAAAAGACTTTCCTCTAGTTGAAACTTTATTAGTGTCCACTCCATTTGTCCAG GTTGATTTAATACCTAAGCCCTTAACCACATTTACTAGACTCAAGCAATTGAAGCTATTAGGTGTAAGATTTAGAAAAATCTTGCTGGACCTGACCTCTGCTTTTTTGGAGGCGGCTCCATCATTGGTTGAACTTGAGATGGAT gtttgCAGCTTGATGCTTCTGATTGTAATGATTTGTGGACGCCTTTGGTGGcgagaaaaaatttcatttagtgaattggaacaagatctGTACGCCTTTGTATGCAGGTGGGTTAGGAGTTCACAAtctcatccagttcaatcgagcgctcctgggtaa
- the LOC133868748 gene encoding F-box/FBD/LRR-repeat protein At1g16930-like isoform X3 — MQIDNDPEADLTGRLPVDILSSIISLNSLREAATTSILSKRWRYIWRTSSNLDLDAKNMLGHFLYSDHFKRQPTLWKQKQKGRFVRWANHILELYVGKNVDSFKVEYPLGSDHGCDVDRWIQFAIDMQVQKLDINLLDDHLSDLYHELYKFPYWLFALAGKRPKIKHLSLNFCSLSIPENYNGLNSLSSLALKKTSLNQEDVDNILSSCPSLEWFSISECRCPFRLKLSSGCRFLRLRHLRIFRCEPLERVEIHDAIGIASIEYDAKMFGQVLLKNIAEPVRLCVTLQSNRRTLQSDRRTLQPDPRTQITYVLSTLAKDFPLVETLLVSTPFVQVDLIPKPLTTFTRLKQLKLLGVRFRKILLDLTSAFLEAAPSLVELEMDLDASDCNDLWTPLVARKNFI, encoded by the exons ATGCAG ATTGACAATGACCCAGAGGCCGATCTGACTGGTAGATTGCCGGTGGATATTCTTTCTTCTATAATATCATTAAACTCATTGAGGGAGGCTGCCACTACTAGTATCCTTTCAAAAAGATGGAGATACATTTGGAGGACCTCTTCTAATCTTGACCTAGATGCCAAAAACATGCTTGGACATTTTTTATACTCGGACCATTTCAAAAGGCAGCCTACTCTGTGGAAACAGAAGCAAAAGGGAAGATTTGTTAGATGGGCCAATCATATTCTAGAACTCTATGTCGGCAAAAACGTAGATTCCTTCAAGGTTGAGTATCCGTTGGGTAGTGATCATGGTTGCGACGTTGATCGATGGATTCAATTTGCAATTGATATGCAAGTTCAAAAGCTTGACATCAACCTGTTAGACGATCATTTGTCAGACTTGTATCATGAGCTCTATAAATTTCCATATTGGCTATTTGCTCTAGCAGGGAAACGGCCAAAGATAAAAcatttgtctttgaatttttgcAGCCTGAGTATTCCAGAAAATTACAATGGCTTGAACTCCCTTTCATCCCTCGCATTGAAAAAGACAAGTTTAAATCAAGAGGATGTGGATAACATTTTGTCTAGTTGCCCATCTTTAGAATGGTTTAGTATAAGCGAATGCCGTTGTCCATTTCGTTTAAAATTATCTAGTGGATGTCGGTTTCTCAGGCTGAGGCACTTGAGGATATTTCGTTGCGAGCCTTTAGAAAGAGTTGAAATTCATGATGCCATAGGTATTGCATCAATTGAGTATGACGCAAAGATGTTTGGGCAGGTCTTGTTAAAGAACATTGCAGAACCTGTTAGACTATGTGTGACTTTGCAGTCTAATCGTAGAACTTTGCAGTCTGATCGTAGAACTTTGCAGCCTGATCCTAGAACTCAAATAACATATGTCCTTAGCACACTTGCAAAAGACTTTCCTCTAGTTGAAACTTTATTAGTGTCCACTCCATTTGTCCAG GTTGATTTAATACCTAAGCCCTTAACCACATTTACTAGACTCAAGCAATTGAAGCTATTAGGTGTAAGATTTAGAAAAATCTTGCTGGACCTGACCTCTGCTTTTTTGGAGGCGGCTCCATCATTGGTTGAACTTGAGATGGAT CTTGATGCTTCTGATTGTAATGATTTGTGGACGCCTTTGGTGGcgagaaaaaatttcatttag
- the LOC133868747 gene encoding putative F-box/LRR-repeat protein At4g15060 codes for MKREQEEIRPEGPNNCIPKFCFGFSVPEIDKIMEDRLPTNQKSRLKWPQSQAKTLLGIDNALEADLTGRLPVDILSSIISLISLREAATTSILSKRWRYIWRTSSNLDLDAKNMLGHFLYLDHFKRQPTQWKQKQKGRFVRWANHILELYVGKNVDSFRVEYPLGSDHGCDVDRWIQFAIDMQVQKLDINLLDDHLSDLYHDLYKFPYWLFAQAGKRPKIKHLSLNFCSLSIPENYNGLNSLSSLSLKKISLNQENVYNILTSCPSLEWFSISECRCPFRLKLSSGFRSLRLRHLRIFRCEPLERVEIHDAVSVASIEYDAKMFGQVLLKNSAQPVRLCVTLQSDRRTLQPDPRTQIAYVLGTLAKDFPLVETLLVSTPYAQVDLISKHLTTFTRLKQLKLLGVRFRKILLDLTSAFLEAAPSLVELEMDLHLPCSEDDRIKRQKIIEGADYREHKKIPLKEYCQHQCLKKVELRGFSACPIEFDLAVLLLKNAILLEKMRIVLEITPYLGDGECWVMGLSKTKIEREKILKILGPEVPSTVDLVLV; via the exons ATGAAGCGGGAACAGGAGGAAATACGGCCTGAGGGCCCCAATAATTGCATCCCCaagttttgttttggattttctgTGCCAGAG ATTGACAAGATAATGGAGGACCGGTTGCCAACAAACCAAAAATCCAGACTTAAGTGGCCACAATCTCAGGCCAAGACGTTGCTTGGT ATTGACAATGCCCTAGAGGCCGATCTGACTGGTAGATTGCCGGTGGACATTCTTTCTTCTATAATATCATTAATCTCATTGAGGGAAGCTGCCACTACTAGTATCCTTTCAAAAAGATGGAGATACATTTGGAGGACCTCTTCTAATCTTGACTTAGATGCCAAAAACATGCTTGGACATTTTTTATACTTGGACCATTTCAAAAGGCAGCCTACTCAGTGGAAACAGAAGCAAAAGGGAAGATTTGTTAGATGGGCCAATCATATTCTAGAACTCTATGTCGGCAAAAACGTAGATTCCTTCAGGGTTGAGTATCCGTTGGGTAGTGATCATGGTTGCGACGTTGATCGATGGATTCAATTTGCAATTGATATGCAAGTTCAAAAGCTTGACATCAACCTGTTAGACGATCATTTGTCAGACTTGTATCATGACCTCTATAAATTTCCATATTGGCTATTTGCTCAAGCTGGGAAACGGCCAAAGATAAAAcatttgtctttgaatttttgcAGCCTGAGTATTCCAGAAAATTACAATGGCTTGAACTCCCTTTCATCCCTCTCATTGAAAAAGATAAGTTTAAATCAAGAGAATGTGTATAACATTTTGACTAGTTGCCCATCTTTAGAATGGTTTAGTATAAGCGAATGCCGTTGTCCATTTCGTTTGAAATTATCTAGTGGATTTCGGTCTCTCAGGCTGAGACACTTGAGGATATTTCGTTGCGAGCCTTTAGAAAGAGTTGAAATTCATGATGCCGTAAGTGTTGCATCAATTGAGTACGACGCAAAGATGTTTGGGCAGGTCTTATTAAAGAACAGTGCACAACCTGTTAGACTATGTGTGACTTTGCAGTCTGATCGTAGAACTTTGCAGCCTGATCCTAGAACTCAAATAGCGTATGTCCTTGGCACACTTGCAAAAGACTTTCCTCTAGTTGAGACTTTATTAGTGTCCACTCCATATGCCCAG GTTGATTTAATATCTAAGCACTTAACCACATTTACTAGACTCAAGCAATTGAAGCTATTAGGTGTAAGATTTAGAAAAATTCTGCTGGACCTGACCTCTGCATTTTTGGAGGCGGCTCCATCATTGGTTGAACTGGAGATGGAT cTCCATCTTCCCTGCAGCGAGGACGACCGGATAAAGCGCCAAAAGATAATAGAAGGAGCAGATTACAGAGAACATAAGAAGATACCTCTTAAAGAATATTGTCAACATCAGTGTCTCAAGAAAGTGGAGCTACGTGGTTTTTCTGCTTGTCCAATTGAATTTGACCTTGCCGTACTTCTGCTAAAAAATGCTATTCTGCTTGAGAAGATGAGAATTGTTCTAGAAATAACACCTTATTTAGGCGACGGTGAATGCTGGGTTATGGGCTTATCCAAAACTAAAATTGAGCGagagaaaattctcaaaattctgGGTCCGGAGGTGCCATCTACGGTTGATTTAGTACTCGTGTGA